The following coding sequences lie in one Paraburkholderia largidicola genomic window:
- a CDS encoding TetR/AcrR family transcriptional regulator, translating into MEPTTTVRDQILEHAITLMMLRGYNGFSYRDLSELVGVKTSSIHYYFPSKDDLVLEAVSQYSNEILGALGSIDTSLPADQKLGKYTKLFGRTLGEGDQICLCGMLAADIEALPDNVRTAVQAFFKANESWLAKVLAQGVKERTLHVNGKPENAARALYAAYQGSVLASRLFRTKARLEDVEASWKVSK; encoded by the coding sequence ATGGAACCGACCACTACAGTCCGCGATCAGATTCTGGAGCACGCCATCACGCTGATGATGCTGCGCGGCTACAACGGCTTTAGCTATCGCGATCTGTCGGAGCTGGTCGGGGTGAAGACTTCGAGCATCCACTATTACTTCCCGTCGAAAGACGACCTGGTGCTCGAAGCCGTCAGCCAGTACAGCAACGAGATTCTCGGCGCGCTCGGCTCCATCGATACTTCTCTTCCGGCGGATCAGAAGCTCGGCAAGTACACGAAGCTGTTTGGCAGAACCCTTGGCGAAGGCGACCAGATCTGCCTATGCGGCATGCTCGCCGCGGATATCGAGGCATTGCCCGATAACGTGCGCACAGCCGTGCAGGCATTCTTCAAGGCCAACGAAAGCTGGCTCGCGAAGGTGCTGGCGCAAGGCGTCAAGGAGCGCACGTTGCACGTCAACGGCAAGCCTGAAAATGCGGCGCGAGCACTGTACGCCGCTTATCAGGGCAGCGTGCTGGCAAGCCGGCTGTTCAGGACGAAGGCTCGGCTCGAAGACGTCGAGGCTTCATGGAAGGTTTCGAAGTAG
- a CDS encoding organic hydroperoxide resistance protein: MSIEKVLYRAHAHATGGRDGRAVVPEGKLDFKLVTPRELGGAGGEGANPEQLFAAGYSACFLGAMKFVAARDKTAIPADVSIDGSVGIGAIPNGFGIEVELKISLPGMPRDAAQALIDKAHIVCPYSNATRGNIDVTLTLV; this comes from the coding sequence ATGTCGATCGAAAAAGTTCTGTACCGCGCCCACGCTCATGCAACGGGAGGCCGCGACGGCCGCGCCGTCGTCCCCGAAGGCAAACTCGATTTCAAGCTGGTCACGCCGCGTGAACTCGGCGGCGCGGGCGGCGAAGGCGCGAATCCGGAACAGCTGTTCGCGGCCGGCTATAGCGCATGTTTCCTCGGCGCGATGAAGTTCGTCGCGGCGCGCGACAAGACCGCGATCCCCGCGGACGTATCGATCGACGGCAGCGTCGGCATCGGCGCGATTCCGAATGGCTTCGGCATCGAAGTGGAACTGAAGATTTCGCTGCCCGGCATGCCCCGCGACGCCGCTCAGGCGCTGATCGACAAGGCCCACATCGTATGCCCGTACTCGAATGCAACGCGCGGCAACATCGACGTCACGTTGACGCTGGTTTGA
- a CDS encoding alpha/beta hydrolase, translating to MKALKPLVLAAVLAANAAIAVAATPVTQPTPDRVTTGFLKQLNSGTGPALNTLPPAKARQVLVDAQNSVKVDLSGIDVSNRTIEEDGISVPITIVRPQGATGTLPVFMFFHGGGWILGDFPTHERLVRDLVVQSGAVAVFVNYTPSPEARYPVAINQAYAATKWVSEHGNDIGVDGSRLAVVGNSVGGNMAAVVSLMAKDKHGPQIRFQGLMWPVTDANFNDGSYLAYRDKHFLTRAMMQWFWDAYTKDPAQRAQIYASPLRASEEELKGLPPALIQVAQFDVLRDEGEAYGRKLDAAGNEVTTTRYNGTIHDFGLLNALAADAPTQAATKQLANEIKTRLK from the coding sequence ATGAAAGCCCTGAAGCCACTCGTCCTTGCCGCCGTTCTCGCAGCAAACGCCGCAATTGCCGTCGCCGCGACACCCGTCACGCAACCGACGCCCGATCGCGTCACCACGGGATTCCTCAAGCAGCTCAACAGCGGCACGGGTCCTGCCCTCAACACGCTGCCGCCCGCAAAGGCGCGTCAGGTGCTGGTCGATGCGCAGAACAGCGTGAAGGTCGACCTGTCGGGCATCGACGTGTCGAACCGCACCATCGAAGAGGACGGGATCAGCGTGCCGATTACGATCGTGCGCCCGCAAGGCGCGACGGGCACGCTGCCGGTGTTCATGTTCTTCCATGGCGGCGGCTGGATCCTTGGTGATTTCCCGACCCACGAACGACTCGTGCGTGACCTCGTCGTGCAATCCGGCGCAGTGGCCGTGTTCGTGAATTACACGCCGTCGCCCGAGGCTCGTTACCCCGTCGCGATCAATCAGGCGTATGCCGCGACGAAGTGGGTCTCCGAGCACGGCAACGACATCGGCGTGGACGGCAGCCGCCTCGCCGTGGTGGGCAACAGCGTGGGCGGTAACATGGCCGCCGTCGTCAGCCTGATGGCGAAGGACAAGCATGGTCCGCAAATCCGCTTCCAGGGCTTGATGTGGCCCGTCACCGATGCCAACTTCAACGATGGCTCGTACCTCGCGTATCGCGACAAGCACTTCCTGACCCGCGCGATGATGCAGTGGTTCTGGGACGCGTACACGAAGGACCCGGCACAGCGCGCGCAGATTTACGCATCGCCGTTGCGTGCGTCTGAGGAAGAGTTGAAGGGTCTGCCGCCTGCGCTGATTCAGGTCGCGCAATTCGACGTGCTGCGTGACGAAGGCGAAGCCTATGGACGCAAGCTCGATGCAGCGGGCAACGAAGTCACGACGACACGCTACAACGGCACGATCCACGATTTCGGTCTGCTCAACGCACTCGCTGCCGATGCGCCGACACAGGCCGCAACGAAGCAACTCGCGAATGAGATCAAGACGCGCCTGAAGTAA
- a CDS encoding haloacid dehalogenase type II, whose translation MTTADVKACVFDVFGTLVDWRGGVAREAAAFLQRHGRSAQEAEAFADAWRAHYQPAMQRVRSGERAFTKLDVLHRENLEAVLREFGIDAGQVETTELDDLNLAWHRLDPWPDTVEGLTRLKSRYIIAPLSNGNVRLMVDMAKHGGLPWDAILGAEVAQAYKPSPEAYLRTAEILALSPEEVCMVAAHNSDLAAAQKCGLRTAFIARPHEHGASQTTDLQAQGNWDWVANDLVNLAKQLGG comes from the coding sequence ATGACTACAGCGGACGTAAAGGCCTGCGTATTCGATGTATTCGGCACGCTAGTCGATTGGCGAGGCGGCGTTGCGCGTGAAGCGGCCGCATTTCTGCAGAGGCATGGACGAAGCGCGCAGGAAGCTGAAGCATTCGCAGATGCGTGGCGCGCGCACTATCAGCCCGCGATGCAACGGGTCCGCAGCGGCGAGCGTGCGTTCACGAAGCTCGATGTATTGCACCGTGAGAACCTCGAAGCCGTGTTGCGCGAATTCGGCATCGACGCCGGACAGGTCGAGACTACGGAACTCGACGATCTCAATCTGGCGTGGCATCGGCTCGATCCATGGCCGGATACCGTAGAAGGACTCACGCGGCTCAAGTCGCGATACATCATTGCGCCGTTGTCGAACGGCAATGTCAGGCTGATGGTCGATATGGCAAAACACGGCGGCCTGCCATGGGACGCGATTCTCGGCGCGGAAGTGGCGCAAGCGTATAAGCCATCGCCCGAAGCGTATTTGCGCACGGCGGAGATTCTGGCGTTATCGCCTGAAGAGGTATGCATGGTCGCCGCGCACAATAGCGATCTTGCGGCGGCACAGAAATGCGGGTTGAGAACCGCGTTCATCGCACGTCCCCATGAACACGGCGCGTCGCAAACAACCGATCTACAGGCGCAAGGGAATTGGGATTGGGTCGCCAACGACCTCGTGAATCTGGCGAAACAGCTTGGCGGGTGA
- a CDS encoding L-fuconate dehydratase, with protein sequence MTTITRLSVRDIRFPTSRSLDGSDAMNAAPDYSATYVTLETDSPQPLTGHGLTFTIGRGNEICVTAVNALTPLIVGKKLEDIAANMGAFWRAFTSDSQLRWIGPDKGAIHLATAAVVNAVWDLWAKSVGKPVWKLLVDMSPEELMRCLDFRYVTDAITPYEALALLNRHAKTKGEREKEMLAQGYPAYTTSAGWLGYDDDKIRRLAREGVAQGWTHFKQKVGGNLEEDVRRARILREEIGENLKLMMDANQVWDVDEAVANMRRLAEFDPWWIEEPTSPDDVLGHAAIRRRLGTIGVATGEHCQNRVMFKQLLQAEAIDFCQVDSCRLGGLNEVLVVLLMAAKFGVPVCPHAGGVGLCEYVQHISLFDYICVSASLENRVLEYVDHLHEHFVDPVVIRNGHYMPPQKPGYSIEMKAPSLDTYVFPDGEAWQP encoded by the coding sequence ATGACCACGATCACGAGGCTGTCCGTTCGCGACATTCGTTTCCCCACTTCCCGTTCTCTCGATGGCTCCGACGCAATGAATGCCGCGCCGGACTATTCCGCCACGTACGTCACGCTCGAAACCGATTCGCCGCAACCACTCACCGGCCACGGGCTGACGTTTACGATCGGGCGCGGCAATGAAATCTGCGTGACAGCGGTGAATGCGTTGACGCCGCTGATCGTCGGCAAGAAGCTCGAAGATATCGCCGCGAATATGGGCGCATTCTGGCGCGCCTTTACCTCGGATAGTCAGTTGCGCTGGATCGGTCCCGACAAGGGCGCCATTCATCTGGCGACAGCCGCTGTCGTGAATGCCGTATGGGACCTGTGGGCGAAATCGGTTGGCAAGCCTGTGTGGAAACTGCTTGTCGACATGAGCCCGGAAGAACTCATGCGCTGTCTGGACTTTCGTTACGTGACGGATGCGATCACACCTTACGAAGCGCTGGCGCTATTGAATCGCCACGCGAAGACGAAAGGCGAACGCGAAAAGGAAATGCTTGCGCAAGGCTATCCGGCTTATACGACATCAGCGGGCTGGCTGGGCTATGACGACGACAAGATCCGCAGGCTCGCACGTGAAGGTGTGGCGCAGGGATGGACGCATTTCAAGCAGAAGGTCGGCGGCAATCTCGAAGAAGATGTGCGGCGCGCGCGCATCCTGCGCGAAGAGATCGGCGAGAACCTGAAGCTGATGATGGATGCGAATCAGGTGTGGGACGTCGATGAAGCCGTCGCGAACATGCGGCGTCTTGCAGAGTTCGACCCATGGTGGATCGAAGAACCGACGAGTCCCGACGATGTGCTCGGTCACGCAGCCATTCGTCGGCGGTTGGGAACGATCGGTGTCGCCACGGGCGAGCACTGCCAGAACCGTGTGATGTTCAAGCAGTTATTGCAGGCTGAGGCGATCGATTTCTGTCAGGTCGATAGTTGTCGTCTGGGCGGACTGAATGAAGTACTCGTCGTGCTGCTGATGGCGGCGAAGTTCGGCGTGCCTGTGTGCCCGCATGCGGGTGGTGTCGGATTGTGCGAGTACGTGCAGCACATTTCGCTATTCGACTATATCTGCGTGTCGGCGTCGCTGGAAAACCGTGTGCTCGAATATGTCGATCATCTGCATGAGCATTTCGTCGATCCCGTCGTCATTCGCAATGGCCACTATATGCCGCCGCAAAAGCCGGGATACAGCATCGAGATGAAGGCACCGTCACTCGACACCTATGTATTCCCCGATGGCGAGGCATGGCAGCCTTGA
- a CDS encoding GntR family transcriptional regulator: MLACLLEIKRAVSSSSDVANAASNPYVALQKVKGGERGSLTDAVELALREAIVTLVLEPGMMIDKLAVCERMGVSRFPVSAALARLEHAGLVEVLPQRGTRVKPIALHDIHQHLFIRSALEVETVRAVALMRNAATIDALAVNLDQQRDVAGNGERLTFHVLDLAFHEIMLDAVNLPRVKEIVAVSRNALDRARQLLASPERLAHTLDEHERIFAAIRAGNADTAAKAMHDHLDEVVAELHRSAQERPDLFAP; this comes from the coding sequence ATGCTAGCATGTCTTCTGGAAATCAAGCGTGCCGTGAGCTCTTCGTCAGATGTAGCGAATGCCGCCAGTAATCCGTATGTCGCACTGCAAAAGGTCAAAGGCGGCGAGCGAGGCAGCCTGACCGACGCGGTGGAACTGGCGCTGAGAGAAGCGATCGTGACATTGGTGCTGGAACCCGGAATGATGATCGACAAGCTCGCCGTGTGCGAGCGCATGGGCGTATCGCGCTTTCCGGTTTCCGCCGCATTGGCGAGGCTCGAACATGCGGGCCTCGTCGAAGTTCTGCCGCAGCGCGGCACGCGCGTCAAACCCATCGCGCTTCACGACATACACCAGCATCTGTTCATACGCAGCGCGCTAGAGGTCGAAACGGTGCGCGCCGTCGCGCTGATGCGGAACGCCGCGACAATCGACGCGCTCGCCGTCAATCTCGATCAGCAGCGCGACGTCGCCGGCAACGGAGAGCGTTTGACGTTTCATGTACTCGATCTGGCTTTTCACGAAATCATGCTCGACGCGGTGAATTTGCCGCGCGTAAAGGAAATCGTCGCTGTATCGCGCAATGCACTGGATCGCGCAAGACAATTGTTAGCAAGTCCGGAGCGCCTCGCGCATACGCTCGATGAGCATGAGCGCATCTTCGCGGCGATCCGCGCCGGAAACGCCGATACGGCTGCAAAAGCCATGCACGATCATCTCGACGAGGTGGTCGCCG